Proteins found in one Mustela lutreola isolate mMusLut2 chromosome 12, mMusLut2.pri, whole genome shotgun sequence genomic segment:
- the LOC131812368 gene encoding olfactory receptor 1J1-like has product MRLENQSNVSEFLLLGLPIRPEQQGVFFVLFLGMYLTTVLGNLLIILLIRLDSRLHTPMYFFLSHLAFTDIAFSSVTVPKMLMNMHTKYKSIPYAGCISQTYFFIFFADLDSFLITSMAYDRYVAICHPLHYTIIMSQSICVMLVAGSWVIACACALLHTLLLARLSFCADHTIPHFFCDLAVLLEMSCSDTSLNQLVIFTAGLTAIMLPFLCIMVSYGHIGATILKVPSTKGICKALSTCGSHLSVVTLYYGAIIGLYFLPSSNNTNNKNTIASLMYTVVTPMLNPFIYSLRNKDMKGALRKLLSKKTYSFN; this is encoded by the coding sequence ATGAGACTGGAGAACCAGAGCAACGTGTCCGAGTTCCTCCTCCTGGGGCTCCCCATCCGGCCAGAGCAGCAGGGAGTGTTCTTTGTCCTGTTCCTGGGCATGTACCTGACCACGGTGCTGGGGAACCTGCTCATCATCCTGCTCATCAGGCTGGACTCTCGcctccacacccccatgtacttcttcctcagccACTTGGCTTTCACTGATATTGCATTCTCATCTGTCACTGTCCCAAAGATGTTGATGAACATGCATACGAAGTACAAATCCATTCCTTATGCAGGGTGCATTTCacagacatatttttttatattctttgctgatttagaCAGTTTCCTAATCACTTCAATGGCCTATGACAGGTATGTGGCCATCTGTCACCCTCTGCATTATACCATCATCATGAGTCAGAGCATTTGTGTCATGCTGGTGGCTGGGTCCTGGGTCattgcttgtgcttgtgctcttttgCATACTCTCCTCCTAGCTCGGCTGTCCTTCTGTGCTGACCACACCATCCCCCACTTCTTCTGTGACCTTGCTGTCCTGCTCGAAATGTCCTGCTCAGACACCTCCCTCAACCAACTGGTAATCTTTACTGCAGGATTGACAGCTATTATGCTACCATTTTTATGCATTATGGTTTCTTATGGCCATATTGGGGCCACCATCCTCAAGGTTCCTTCTACCAAGGGCATCTGCAAAGCCTTGTCCACTTGTGGATCACATCTCTCAGTGGTGACTCTCTATTATGGGGCAATTATTGGTCTCTATTTTCTTCCCTCATCCaacaacaccaacaacaagaaCACAATTGCTTCATTGATGTACACAGTGGTCACTCCCATGTTGAACCCCTTCATTTATAGCCTGAGAAATAAAGACATGAAAGGGGCCTTGAGAAAACTCTTGAGTAAGAAAACATATTCTTTCAactga